In Candidatus Thermoplasmatota archaeon, a genomic segment contains:
- a CDS encoding rubrerythrin family protein: protein MKNLKGTETEKNLLASFAGESQARMRYTYFASKAKKEGYEQISAIFSETADNEKEHAEIFFKYLEGGDIEIKASYPAGIIGTTEENLLAAAEGEKMEWITIYPNFADVAEKEGFLGIASSFREIAKVEAYHERRYRKLLDNVKNNLIFKKNKVVKWKCRNCGYVYEGTEAPKVCPACRHPQSYYELWMENY, encoded by the coding sequence ATGAAAAATTTGAAAGGAACGGAAACCGAGAAAAATCTCCTCGCATCTTTTGCCGGGGAGTCACAGGCCAGGATGCGGTACACGTATTTTGCTTCTAAGGCAAAGAAAGAAGGTTATGAGCAGATATCCGCCATATTCTCTGAAACTGCGGATAACGAAAAAGAGCACGCTGAGATATTCTTTAAATATCTGGAAGGTGGCGATATTGAAATCAAAGCATCTTATCCTGCGGGAATAATCGGAACCACTGAGGAAAACCTATTGGCAGCAGCCGAAGGCGAAAAAATGGAATGGATAACCATTTACCCAAATTTTGCCGACGTGGCAGAGAAGGAGGGTTTTCTTGGGATAGCCAGCAGTTTCAGGGAGATTGCCAAGGTGGAAGCCTATCACGAGCGCAGATATCGTAAATTACTGGATAACGTGAAAAACAATCTCATATTCAAAAAAAATAAAGTTGTGAAATGGAAATGCCGCAACTGTGGGTATGTCTATGAAGGGACTGAAGCACCTAAAGTGTGTCCAGCTTGCAGGCATCCACAGAGTTATTATGAACTCTGGATGGAGAATTATTGA